A genome region from Bacillaceae bacterium IKA-2 includes the following:
- a CDS encoding efflux RND transporter permease subunit: MKIAKLSVLRPVAMAMVIGLIIILGIVSLRNLPVDLFPELTFPVAAVTVTYEGAGPEEIEQLITRPIEEIMSSIPNVESVSSTSRTGGALILVSFNWGTDMDFATLNMRERLDLIRDGLPREVPMPMVLRFDPSLLPITQLAITEPNGDLIVAKKIVENEIKPLLDSIDGVAAVTVEGGTEQEIQLLVDPNKLSSYGVSLSQLQQIIGSENLNIPGGSLEDQNQNLPIRITSQFTSIYDLETLPIPTNQGTIPLGTLVEIKDTTKPVSQVSYLNGQPSVGLSILKASGANTVTVSRAVNKRLDEIKKNLPAGVEVKAIFDQSKFIEQSISAVAWNMLLGSILAGAVLFLFLRNFRSTLIIGLSIPISIITTFLFMYFSGLTLNVLTLGGLALGIGMMVDNSIVILENIYRLRAKGYSLKDAAIEGTSEIGGAIVASTLTTVVVFLPIVFVEGLAAQLFKPLALSIAFSLLASLFTALIIVPLLSSTFMKVSDEESTFQQGFTKMTLWYRRVLQKVLRRPKITVLATFLLFSASFGLVPFIGQEFLPAQDQGFIGIDSRLPAGSSLDATYEMVKDIDQILEGIDEIDLAYVTVGGTDNFSFAAGTQTNRANYVILLKDLSKRNLSDTAVAENIRKQLINIPNAQIQVSASDSGFIGDPVSITIKGADIETLQNLSKEVIALISEVKGVREPSSNFSTGNPEVTVTINRERAQTYGIGSAQVASTINDATRGLISTRIARSGDEIDVRLVVEDRYTSSIENLSQLLIDTPTGEKIPLNEIAQIQRDQGPDQIRRQDRLREVTVNASILDRDLGSIIDDIEKILREEMSLPTGYRISFGGQNEQMQDAFFKLGGAIALAVVLVYMVMAARFESFFYPFIIMFSVPVTVIGILVGLFITSQPLGVGSLVGILILTGIVVNNAIVLIDYINTLKAKGIETYEAILEAGPTRLRPILMTALTTILGLIPLTLGFGEGTEIQQPMAIVIVFGLSFATFITLVLIPSIYLIFDRWKEKRRIKKLEI; the protein is encoded by the coding sequence ATGAAAATCGCTAAATTATCGGTACTAAGGCCAGTAGCTATGGCTATGGTTATTGGCTTAATTATAATTTTAGGAATTGTCTCTTTACGAAATCTACCGGTAGATTTATTTCCAGAATTAACATTTCCAGTTGCGGCAGTGACAGTTACATATGAAGGTGCTGGTCCAGAAGAAATCGAGCAGCTTATTACAAGACCAATTGAAGAAATCATGTCTAGTATTCCGAACGTTGAATCTGTTTCTTCAACATCAAGGACTGGTGGAGCGCTAATACTCGTTTCCTTTAACTGGGGAACAGATATGGACTTTGCCACTCTTAATATGCGGGAACGACTAGATTTAATTCGAGACGGTCTACCTAGGGAAGTCCCAATGCCGATGGTGCTTCGTTTTGATCCAAGTCTATTACCAATCACTCAACTTGCCATTACAGAGCCTAACGGAGATCTAATTGTCGCAAAAAAAATTGTTGAAAATGAAATAAAACCATTATTGGACTCTATTGATGGTGTTGCTGCGGTTACAGTTGAGGGTGGTACTGAACAGGAAATCCAACTGCTTGTCGATCCTAACAAACTGAGTAGTTATGGGGTTAGTTTATCGCAGCTCCAACAGATTATTGGTAGTGAAAATTTAAATATACCTGGTGGCTCATTAGAAGATCAAAATCAAAATTTACCAATCCGGATCACCAGTCAATTTACATCTATTTATGATTTAGAAACGCTACCGATTCCAACTAATCAAGGGACGATCCCGCTCGGAACGTTAGTAGAGATTAAAGACACAACAAAACCAGTCTCACAAGTAAGTTACTTAAACGGCCAACCAAGTGTAGGGCTATCAATCCTTAAAGCTTCTGGGGCTAATACTGTAACGGTTTCCAGAGCAGTCAATAAGCGCCTAGATGAAATTAAAAAGAACTTGCCCGCTGGCGTTGAAGTTAAAGCAATTTTTGATCAAAGTAAGTTTATTGAACAATCAATTAGTGCTGTTGCTTGGAATATGCTATTAGGTAGTATTTTGGCCGGAGCAGTTTTATTTTTATTCTTAAGGAACTTCCGCAGCACTCTCATTATTGGTTTATCAATTCCAATTTCGATTATTACCACTTTCTTATTTATGTATTTTAGCGGTCTAACTCTTAATGTGTTAACTTTAGGTGGACTTGCATTAGGAATCGGAATGATGGTTGATAACTCTATAGTTATTTTGGAAAATATCTACCGTTTACGTGCAAAGGGGTATTCATTGAAAGATGCTGCCATTGAAGGCACAAGCGAGATCGGTGGGGCGATTGTTGCCTCGACCCTGACAACGGTTGTCGTATTCTTACCAATTGTCTTTGTTGAGGGCCTCGCAGCGCAACTTTTTAAGCCGTTAGCATTAAGTATTGCATTTTCATTGTTAGCTAGTCTTTTTACGGCATTAATTATCGTGCCACTACTTTCTTCAACATTTATGAAAGTCAGTGATGAAGAGTCGACTTTCCAACAGGGCTTTACGAAAATGACACTTTGGTATCGGCGCGTCCTACAAAAAGTTTTAAGACGCCCAAAAATAACGGTCTTGGCAACATTTTTATTATTTTCAGCTTCTTTTGGTTTAGTTCCTTTTATTGGTCAAGAGTTTTTACCTGCTCAGGACCAAGGATTTATTGGTATTGATTCAAGATTACCAGCAGGAAGTTCCTTAGACGCTACCTATGAAATGGTCAAAGACATTGATCAAATTCTTGAAGGTATTGATGAAATTGACTTAGCTTATGTAACTGTCGGCGGGACTGATAACTTCTCGTTCGCAGCTGGCACCCAAACAAATCGGGCTAACTATGTTATCTTATTGAAAGATTTATCGAAGCGAAACCTAAGCGATACGGCTGTAGCCGAAAATATTCGAAAACAGTTAATCAACATTCCCAATGCCCAAATCCAAGTGTCGGCTAGTGATTCTGGATTTATAGGTGATCCTGTCTCAATCACAATAAAAGGAGCCGATATTGAAACGTTACAAAATCTATCTAAGGAGGTTATCGCGCTCATCTCAGAAGTAAAAGGTGTGCGAGAACCATCCTCAAATTTCTCAACAGGAAATCCTGAAGTTACCGTTACTATTAATCGGGAACGGGCACAAACCTATGGAATTGGAAGCGCACAAGTTGCCTCAACAATCAACGATGCAACAAGAGGACTTATTTCGACTCGAATAGCACGCAGTGGCGATGAAATTGATGTCCGCTTAGTTGTTGAGGACCGCTATACAAGCTCTATCGAAAACTTGTCACAGTTATTAATTGATACACCTACTGGAGAAAAAATCCCTCTCAATGAGATTGCACAAATACAACGAGACCAAGGACCTGATCAAATTCGACGCCAGGACCGCTTGCGGGAGGTTACTGTAAATGCTTCTATTTTAGATCGTGATTTAGGTAGTATTATTGATGATATTGAAAAAATATTACGAGAAGAAATGTCTCTCCCTACTGGTTATCGAATTTCTTTTGGTGGTCAAAATGAACAAATGCAAGATGCCTTTTTCAAGTTAGGAGGCGCAATTGCCTTAGCAGTTGTCCTAGTTTATATGGTAATGGCAGCACGATTCGAATCTTTTTTCTACCCATTCATTATCATGTTTTCTGTTCCTGTAACAGTTATTGGGATATTAGTAGGGCTTTTCATTACTAGTCAGCCGCTCGGTGTCGGTTCTCTTGTTGGGATCCTAATCTTGACAGGTATTGTCGTAAACAACGCGATCGTTTTGATTGATTACATTAATACACTCAAAGCGAAAGGTATTGAAACTTATGAAGCGATTTTAGAAGCAGGTCCGACACGCTTAAGACCTATTTTAATGACTGCTTTAACTACGATACTCGGCTTAATTCCGTTGACATTGGGATTTGGTGAAGGAACTGAAATCCAGCAACCGATGGCAATCGTTATTGTCTTCGGCTTAAGCTTTGCAACATTTATTACGCTCGTTTTAATTCCGTCTATTTACCTTATTTTTGATCGATGGAAAGAAAAAAGAAGAATAAAAAAACTTGAAATATGA
- a CDS encoding GNAT family N-acetyltransferase, which yields MNWYEKLNQYFPIEEMKSQKHMELLLEDKGDIYYKDEGPYHVLMYVEMADFIFIDYLFVSKAARGQGLGKKILNKLKNKQKSIILEVEPIDYEDTDSEKRQKFYEREGFHHAKSIGYRRRSLATKEINELEILYWSPKEENEETIYEKMKQTYKTIHTYKDKQLYGEAYQDVDEVLSYNDEED from the coding sequence ATGAATTGGTACGAAAAGCTTAATCAATATTTTCCAATTGAGGAAATGAAATCACAAAAGCATATGGAGTTGTTACTAGAGGATAAAGGCGATATTTACTATAAAGATGAGGGTCCATACCATGTATTGATGTATGTCGAAATGGCAGATTTTATTTTTATTGATTATTTATTTGTATCAAAGGCAGCAAGAGGTCAAGGTTTAGGAAAAAAAATCTTAAATAAGCTTAAAAATAAACAAAAATCGATTATACTAGAGGTAGAACCTATCGATTATGAAGACACAGATAGTGAGAAAAGACAAAAATTTTATGAACGAGAAGGGTTTCATCACGCAAAGTCGATTGGTTATCGGCGCCGCTCGCTTGCAACAAAAGAAATCAATGAGTTGGAAATATTGTATTGGTCTCCAAAAGAAGAGAATGAGGAAACCATTTATGAAAAAATGAAACAAACGTACAAAACCATTCACACGTACAAGGATAAACAATTGTACGGAGAAGCGTATCAAGATGTAGATGAAGTCCTTTCTTATAATGACGAAGAGGATTAG
- a CDS encoding putative glycoside hydrolase: MGKQLLKLLTILFFVYTVSFGAEVTYSETQKTATEHALKMTELRQPELPERLMRFTFQSGFDFEYPDAVRGIYVTGHSAGGERFETLIELLGNTDLNAMVIDIKDDFGYLTYRTDEDSPFFDISKRYIKDTEEMMKRLEEEQIYPIARIVVFKDTVLAELRPDLSFTENGKVWKNRRNEAFVNPFLKEVWDYNVDIAIKAAKLGFREIQFDYVRFPEGFERRDEELTYDLGDYSDEARDNVTRRVDAVTDFVAYAKEKLEHYDVDVSVDIFGYAATISEAPGIGQNFSRISENVDVISSMIYPSHWTSYFGIAKPDLQPYEIVNEYAKVENKVLAQLENPPTSRPWIQDFTASYLGRGNYLVYGKEEVEAQIRALKENNINEFLLWNAGNRYTPNVNHKME, from the coding sequence ATGGGGAAACAATTACTTAAATTATTAACAATATTATTTTTTGTATACACAGTAAGTTTCGGAGCAGAGGTAACCTATTCAGAAACTCAAAAAACTGCCACTGAACATGCTTTAAAAATGACAGAATTACGACAACCAGAACTACCTGAAAGACTAATGAGATTTACATTTCAATCAGGATTTGACTTTGAGTATCCGGATGCAGTGCGTGGAATTTATGTAACTGGACATTCTGCTGGAGGGGAAAGGTTTGAAACCCTGATCGAGCTCCTTGGAAATACTGATTTGAATGCCATGGTTATTGATATTAAAGATGATTTTGGATACTTAACGTATCGAACTGATGAGGATTCACCATTTTTTGACATTAGTAAGCGTTACATTAAAGATACTGAGGAAATGATGAAGCGTCTTGAAGAAGAACAAATTTATCCAATAGCCAGGATTGTTGTTTTTAAAGATACGGTTCTTGCTGAATTGCGTCCTGATTTATCATTTACTGAAAATGGTAAAGTTTGGAAAAACCGTCGTAATGAAGCATTTGTTAATCCATTCTTGAAAGAAGTTTGGGATTACAATGTCGACATTGCGATCAAAGCAGCAAAGCTTGGTTTTAGAGAAATTCAATTTGATTACGTCCGCTTTCCAGAAGGTTTTGAAAGAAGAGATGAAGAATTGACATACGACTTAGGTGATTATAGCGATGAAGCTCGTGACAATGTTACAAGGCGAGTCGATGCTGTAACCGATTTTGTTGCGTATGCAAAAGAGAAACTAGAGCATTATGATGTTGATGTTTCTGTTGATATATTCGGTTATGCAGCAACTATTTCAGAAGCGCCAGGTATTGGCCAAAACTTTTCACGGATCTCAGAAAATGTCGATGTTATTTCATCAATGATATATCCGAGCCATTGGACTTCTTATTTTGGGATAGCTAAGCCAGATTTACAGCCATACGAGATTGTAAATGAATATGCAAAAGTTGAAAATAAAGTGTTAGCACAGTTAGAAAATCCGCCTACTTCAAGGCCATGGATTCAAGACTTTACTGCTAGTTACTTAGGTCGAGGAAATTATCTTGTTTATGGTAAAGAAGAAGTAGAAGCGCAAATTCGTGCTCTTAAAGAAAATAATATTAATGAGTTCTTGCTATGGAATGCAGGAAATAGGTATACGCCGAACGTAAATCACAAAATGGAATAA
- a CDS encoding excisionase family DNA-binding protein, translating to MMYVSVKELSDYLHLSPDYVYQQIKAKNIRAVHDGDQFLVNKANFAESRENIEKEIILWREEQEQEVPVDIDVKDED from the coding sequence ATGATGTACGTATCAGTAAAGGAGTTGTCAGATTATTTACACTTATCACCAGACTACGTCTATCAGCAAATTAAAGCAAAAAATATTAGAGCTGTACATGATGGAGATCAATTTTTAGTTAACAAAGCAAATTTCGCTGAATCAAGAGAAAATATTGAAAAAGAAATAATCCTTTGGAGGGAAGAGCAAGAACAAGAAGTACCAGTTGATATTGATGTGAAAGACGAAGATTAA
- a CDS encoding HD domain-containing protein: MRDVTLLSIFEHHITQKYVKRSGMVHAIAVAYHAFELSKKYNVNVDLATKAAFLHDIGHYTWYRNGKWDYNLYKKNDIHAIKGAERSHKLLIRLGEHPEKAKKIALAILLHTDSYLPDGKLLLDPLQKVVAIADEMDEEPSGGHHYRQIEDEKAKKLIVMLDEKIEKELSSQDKF; the protein is encoded by the coding sequence ATGAGAGATGTTACCTTGTTATCTATTTTCGAACATCATATTACGCAAAAATATGTAAAACGATCTGGAATGGTGCATGCAATTGCGGTAGCTTATCATGCATTTGAACTCTCAAAAAAGTATAATGTTAATGTTGATTTAGCTACGAAAGCTGCTTTTTTACACGATATTGGCCATTATACTTGGTACCGAAATGGTAAATGGGATTATAATTTGTATAAAAAAAATGATATTCATGCTATTAAGGGTGCGGAACGTTCTCACAAATTACTAATAAGACTTGGAGAACATCCTGAGAAAGCCAAAAAAATCGCTTTAGCAATTTTACTTCACACCGACTCGTATTTACCAGATGGAAAACTTTTATTAGACCCCTTACAAAAAGTCGTTGCCATTGCCGATGAAATGGATGAAGAACCAAGTGGAGGGCATCATTATCGACAAATCGAAGATGAAAAAGCAAAAAAATTAATTGTCATGTTAGATGAAAAAATCGAAAAAGAACTTTCTTCTCAAGATAAGTTTTGA
- a CDS encoding sodium:calcium antiporter produces the protein MVFFLFFLAALFTVLAAVKLSTYADVLSERTSLGGMIVGTIFLAGATSLPEVTTSLAAIGLNNPDLAVGNVLGSNLFNLLIIASFDLYFRKKQIFKAASKSHLYTIYLGMLLTSLVFVALTLKLPFSLLGVGLDSIVLVIVYATGMYLLTKRVTSLERGQDEDGISQTSAISLKKAITGFIIAALIILVTGTLLSVTGDKIAVITGLGSSFVGTFLIAATTSLPEAVAVLIAIQLRNYNLAIGSILGSNIFNILILIGSDFFYRKSTLISAVAPVHSVTALATLMLSAFVLFSLLRFKFTKFKIVYWVPSALLVVVYFVSSYLIFIN, from the coding sequence ATGGTATTTTTTCTATTTTTCTTGGCCGCATTATTTACAGTCTTAGCTGCAGTAAAATTATCAACATATGCAGATGTACTAAGTGAACGGACTTCTTTAGGTGGAATGATAGTTGGAACTATTTTTCTTGCTGGGGCAACTTCTTTACCCGAAGTTACTACTAGTCTAGCAGCTATTGGTTTGAATAATCCCGACTTAGCTGTCGGAAATGTATTAGGAAGTAATTTATTTAATTTATTAATAATCGCCAGCTTCGATCTATATTTTCGTAAAAAACAAATCTTTAAAGCCGCTTCAAAAAGTCATTTATATACAATTTACTTAGGAATGTTACTAACAAGTCTCGTTTTTGTTGCATTAACTTTGAAACTACCATTCTCTCTTTTAGGCGTTGGTTTAGACTCAATTGTTCTAGTAATCGTATATGCCACTGGAATGTACCTCTTAACTAAACGTGTTACGAGTTTAGAAAGAGGACAAGATGAAGATGGCATTTCGCAAACGTCAGCAATTTCATTAAAAAAAGCAATTACAGGCTTTATTATTGCTGCACTTATCATCCTCGTAACTGGTACACTATTATCAGTCACTGGTGATAAAATTGCTGTCATTACTGGACTTGGTTCTAGTTTTGTTGGTACTTTCCTGATTGCCGCAACAACATCATTACCCGAGGCTGTTGCCGTGTTAATTGCGATTCAATTACGAAACTATAATTTGGCGATCGGTTCAATATTAGGTAGTAATATATTTAATATTTTAATATTAATTGGTTCTGACTTTTTTTACCGCAAGTCTACACTTATCTCAGCTGTAGCACCGGTCCATTCAGTGACAGCATTAGCAACGTTGATGTTAAGTGCTTTTGTTCTTTTTTCATTATTACGATTTAAATTTACAAAGTTTAAAATTGTTTACTGGGTTCCATCGGCATTATTAGTAGTTGTTTACTTTGTATCTAGTTATCTCATTTTTATTAATTAA
- a CDS encoding DMT family transporter — protein sequence MGIFLACLTALMFSISNVAIKRGMKDSATDNGVLITFLINFLFLGTAAFIYRFFIETVSITLAGVLYFVLAGILTTFIGRFTLFKSFRRIGATKGTAIKNSAPLFTIVFALIFLNEALSIVSGIGIGFVLFGLFIQGYYLFSYGNHQLTKMQLNDRRGYLLALTAAVAFGIGQGVRKFGMEALPDPYLGAFISAFVAILIMIMIEGRKENIIIKLKTQVLRPNLYYLIGGVATSVAMLSFFMAIQYIQVSYVAAIAAIEPLVTIILTKVFLKGNETIARYTLISASLVFFGVVIIILFV from the coding sequence ATGGGGATATTTTTGGCTTGTTTAACTGCGTTGATGTTCTCAATTAGTAACGTTGCAATAAAAAGGGGTATGAAGGATTCGGCGACAGATAACGGCGTACTTATAACCTTTTTGATCAATTTTCTTTTTTTAGGAACAGCGGCATTTATTTATCGTTTTTTTATTGAAACTGTTTCAATAACCTTAGCTGGTGTCCTATATTTTGTTTTGGCTGGCATTTTAACAACTTTTATAGGTCGGTTCACATTGTTTAAAAGTTTTCGTCGTATCGGAGCAACAAAAGGAACTGCGATCAAAAATAGTGCACCACTATTTACAATTGTATTCGCCCTTATTTTTCTTAATGAGGCATTGAGTATTGTGTCGGGTATTGGGATCGGTTTTGTGCTTTTTGGTTTATTTATTCAAGGCTATTATCTTTTTAGTTATGGAAATCATCAACTTACTAAAATGCAATTAAATGATCGCCGTGGCTATTTACTAGCACTTACTGCAGCAGTTGCCTTTGGAATCGGACAAGGTGTTCGGAAGTTTGGGATGGAGGCATTACCAGATCCATATTTAGGAGCATTTATTAGCGCTTTTGTAGCAATTTTAATAATGATAATGATTGAGGGAAGAAAAGAAAATATTATCATAAAATTAAAAACTCAAGTGCTCCGTCCGAATCTTTATTATCTAATTGGCGGTGTCGCAACAAGTGTTGCGATGCTTTCTTTTTTCATGGCCATTCAATATATCCAAGTTTCATATGTTGCAGCAATCGCTGCTATTGAACCTTTAGTGACGATCATTCTCACAAAAGTTTTCTTAAAGGGAAACGAAACGATTGCACGCTATACATTGATTTCGGCTAGTTTAGTTTTTTTTGGTGTGGTCATCATTATTCTGTTTGTGTGA
- a CDS encoding TlpA disulfide reductase family protein yields the protein MFLRKNSYYLALICFIFLCLAISYQLSDTPLKRIEQAVLAENSTGVYKENVAVDFQLLNSNGEKLTLSNYRGKKVIINFFATWCGPCQEEMPVFVELDRITDNQKLIILGVNMTKEEKNPNQVREFAEHFQVEYEVLYDGEGKVMKDYQLIGIPTTIFIDEKGKIVERFNGILTMDMLKKHRFLAGIIE from the coding sequence TTGTTTTTGAGGAAAAATTCTTATTATTTAGCGCTAATTTGTTTTATTTTTCTGTGTTTAGCAATTAGCTATCAACTATCGGATACTCCTTTAAAACGAATTGAGCAAGCTGTTTTAGCGGAAAATAGTACAGGGGTCTATAAAGAGAACGTTGCCGTTGACTTTCAGTTGTTAAATAGCAACGGAGAAAAATTAACTTTGTCTAATTACCGAGGTAAAAAAGTAATCATAAATTTTTTTGCGACTTGGTGTGGTCCTTGCCAAGAAGAAATGCCAGTATTTGTGGAATTAGACCGGATAACTGATAATCAGAAACTAATTATTTTAGGAGTCAATATGACAAAGGAAGAAAAAAATCCGAATCAAGTTCGTGAGTTTGCTGAGCATTTTCAAGTTGAATATGAAGTCCTGTATGATGGTGAAGGTAAAGTTATGAAAGATTATCAATTAATTGGCATTCCAACAACTATTTTTATTGATGAGAAAGGCAAGATTGTAGAGCGATTTAATGGTATCCTTACTATGGATATGTTAAAAAAACACCGATTTTTAGCAGGTATTATCGAGTGA
- the trpS gene encoding tryptophan--tRNA ligase, with amino-acid sequence MKTIFSGIQPSGTLTLGNYLGAMKHFVELQDENNCYFCIVDEHAITVQQEPLQLRSNIRSLAALYIAAGIDPNKSTLFIQSEVSAHTQLGWIMQCVAYIGELERMTQFKDKSDGKEAVSSALLTYPPLMAADILLYNTDIVPVGEDQKQHLELTRDLADRFNKKFNDIFTIPEVRIPKVGARIMSLTDPTKKMSKSNPNPKSYISMLDDEKTIIKKIKSAVTDSEGIVKYDKETKPAISNLLSIFSLCTGKSNDELEKEFAGQGYGAFKQALAEAVVETLKPIHERYNEIIDSKELDDILDLGAEKANQVASKTLTKAKRAMGLARKI; translated from the coding sequence ATGAAAACAATTTTTTCAGGTATTCAACCAAGTGGAACGTTAACATTAGGTAATTATTTAGGTGCAATGAAGCATTTTGTCGAATTACAAGATGAAAACAATTGCTATTTCTGCATTGTTGACGAACACGCAATAACTGTTCAACAAGAACCATTACAATTACGTAGTAACATTCGGAGTTTAGCGGCTCTTTATATTGCAGCTGGAATCGACCCAAATAAATCGACATTATTTATCCAATCTGAAGTAAGTGCTCATACTCAATTGGGCTGGATCATGCAATGTGTTGCTTACATAGGCGAATTAGAACGAATGACCCAATTTAAGGATAAATCTGATGGAAAAGAAGCGGTTTCTAGTGCCTTACTTACATATCCTCCGTTAATGGCTGCTGATATTCTGCTTTATAATACAGATATTGTCCCCGTTGGCGAAGATCAAAAACAACATTTAGAATTAACACGTGATTTGGCTGACCGCTTTAATAAGAAATTCAACGATATTTTTACGATTCCTGAGGTGCGGATTCCAAAGGTTGGTGCCCGAATTATGTCTTTAACTGATCCAACAAAAAAAATGAGTAAATCTAACCCTAATCCAAAAAGTTATATCTCCATGCTCGATGACGAAAAAACAATTATCAAAAAAATTAAAAGTGCTGTAACTGACTCAGAAGGAATTGTTAAGTACGATAAAGAAACCAAACCAGCCATTTCCAATTTATTAAGTATTTTCTCGCTTTGTACTGGAAAATCTAACGATGAATTAGAAAAAGAATTTGCAGGTCAAGGTTACGGAGCATTTAAACAAGCATTAGCAGAAGCGGTTGTTGAAACATTAAAACCAATTCATGAACGTTACAATGAAATTATTGATTCTAAAGAACTTGATGATATTTTAGACTTAGGGGCAGAGAAAGCTAACCAAGTTGCTTCCAAAACATTAACAAAAGCAAAACGAGCAATGGGCTTAGCAAGAAAAATTTAA
- a CDS encoding DUF3603 family protein, producing the protein MVHIRDVWINWFEGEENGYNICHFFEWRKDDKIELLDQVVIIKMTTKLLDYIENNLAELPEQLRKDVYQQSFQRKNNQRIELDYCFIATDGQKVLAVDTLGYHSPIRKSRLMSRQEEIVLELALNEGVKDYVLKYIEAPREYHILSPDPIHMSGLTRVERQLKQLLFMVLDQLYSTGNTAEVRYWYTEWSPAKYEVIQQMDLEEAWQRLFDELKHGWSTHHYHLCGRMIKGQSFFEKLWELQQAESVK; encoded by the coding sequence ATGGTCCACATTAGGGATGTATGGATCAACTGGTTTGAGGGAGAAGAAAACGGGTACAATATCTGTCATTTTTTTGAATGGAGGAAAGATGATAAAATTGAACTTTTAGATCAAGTTGTCATTATAAAAATGACAACCAAGTTACTTGATTACATAGAAAATAATTTAGCAGAATTACCTGAACAATTACGAAAAGATGTTTATCAACAAAGCTTTCAAAGAAAAAATAATCAGCGGATAGAACTTGATTATTGTTTTATCGCAACTGATGGTCAAAAAGTATTAGCTGTTGATACATTGGGGTATCATAGTCCAATTCGAAAAAGTAGATTAATGTCAAGACAAGAGGAAATTGTCCTAGAGTTAGCTTTGAATGAGGGAGTTAAAGATTATGTTCTGAAATACATCGAAGCTCCAAGAGAGTACCATATTTTATCGCCAGACCCAATTCATATGAGTGGCCTAACCCGTGTAGAGAGACAACTAAAGCAGTTGTTATTTATGGTTTTGGATCAATTATATTCGACAGGTAATACCGCTGAAGTACGCTACTGGTATACTGAATGGTCACCTGCTAAATATGAAGTCATTCAACAGATGGACTTGGAAGAAGCTTGGCAACGTCTTTTTGATGAATTAAAACATGGCTGGTCAACCCACCACTATCATCTTTGTGGACGGATGATTAAAGGTCAATCGTTTTTTGAAAAGCTTTGGGAACTTCAACAAGCTGAAAGTGTTAAATAA
- a CDS encoding DUF2268 domain-containing putative Zn-dependent protease (predicted Zn-dependent protease with a strongly conserved HExxH motif): MSVVSTNKYLKEYLRRRKEITPNEYLQLQKEVLCNPVAVYFEEYTAMELHKYFLDNGLFYPDAKIFQEIKGLEKKCVWEILECHYEKLQKDWNGEKAVIFIYPIERRNERIMKELKGKMGLSFHSVVVLFVTKEIPEKELKALLTHEYNHVCRLATINKDFDQLTLLDSMLVEGIAEVAVEELFGKEHLAPWVSLYSKKELLPHWSRVKRLLHLKGKEKHDPILYGTSLYNGFPKWFGYSIGYLIVSAYMKEHKEITMSELLKKDSFEILTNSGF, encoded by the coding sequence ATGAGTGTTGTGAGTACAAATAAATATTTAAAAGAGTATTTAAGACGTCGCAAAGAAATTACTCCCAATGAATATTTACAACTACAGAAAGAGGTATTATGTAACCCAGTAGCTGTTTATTTTGAAGAGTATACAGCAATGGAACTTCATAAATATTTTTTAGATAATGGTCTATTTTATCCAGATGCAAAGATCTTTCAAGAAATAAAAGGCTTAGAAAAAAAATGTGTTTGGGAAATACTTGAGTGTCACTATGAAAAATTACAAAAAGACTGGAATGGAGAAAAAGCAGTCATATTCATATATCCAATTGAACGCCGAAATGAACGAATTATGAAAGAATTAAAAGGCAAAATGGGGTTAAGTTTTCACAGTGTAGTCGTTTTATTTGTTACAAAAGAGATCCCTGAAAAGGAACTTAAAGCATTGTTGACGCATGAATATAATCATGTCTGCCGGCTAGCCACCATTAATAAAGACTTTGATCAATTAACTTTATTAGATTCAATGCTTGTCGAGGGAATTGCGGAAGTTGCTGTAGAAGAATTATTTGGAAAAGAGCACTTGGCTCCTTGGGTATCTTTGTATTCAAAAAAAGAATTGCTTCCCCATTGGTCTAGAGTGAAAAGATTATTACATTTAAAAGGGAAAGAGAAGCATGATCCTATTTTGTACGGTACGAGCTTGTATAACGGCTTTCCGAAATGGTTTGGCTACTCAATTGGCTACTTAATTGTTTCGGCCTATATGAAGGAGCACAAGGAAATTACAATGAGTGAGCTTCTTAAAAAGGATTCTTTTGAAATATTAACAAATTCAGGATTTTAG